The Amaranthus tricolor cultivar Red isolate AtriRed21 chromosome 14, ASM2621246v1, whole genome shotgun sequence DNA window TAGCTCATTTATAAGAAGATAACAATACGTAAGTCCTTACATTAGCTTGGTCTTTAATTCAACGGGATTGATCCCATCCTTCAATCTCAAATCTTATATTATCCTTCATTTCTAAGGAAGAACAAAAATGGAGGAAAATAATAGTGGAATTTTGTCAATGAGAGCAAATCTTCTAAatgaaagaagagaagaagTACAGATAGAAAGTGGTAATAATAATTATGGGAAAAAGGGATTAATAattgaagaaataaaaaaacaagCATGGTTAGCAGGACCTTTAGTATCAGTTAACTTAATGTTATTTAGTTTGCAGTTAATATCAATTATGTTTGTGGGCCATCTTGGTGAATTACCACTTTCTGGTGCTTCCATGGCTACTTCCTTTGCTTCTGTCACTGGTTTCAGCTTGCTGGTTAGTAATATTTTCTTTCTCCCTTTGAGTTTGTATCATATGACTTAAAAAACTCTCATATATATAAATCGTTGTGAGAGATGGTCTTTCCGAGATTCGCATTACATATATGGATTAAAAAACtcaatcaatataaattttaaaaaaataagaatataaactttctgttttgaggttgtctttttgagagatggtCTCACACAAGAGTAgctgatatatatattaatcataTATGTTTTCTCGTTCAGGTAGATAGACTGATAGTCAACTATCAAttcaaccatcaatttaagctgatggttaaatTGTGTAATATAGTCTTAACACTAATTTCTTAGTTCATCTCCTCCATTACTTTTTGGTCTTCATtatcttatatatttttgtcTATAGTTGATAGTATCTTTATGCTAGCTGTCCAAACATTTATTTTCCTGTTGAGataattcaattatttttatttcttgtattttttgaatgaataataaaataacgaTAATAATTTCTGTGCCATAATcccaaaaataaatcaatatatttttttcagtgGATTCATAATCATAAGATGTTCAAAACCAAAGGAAGTGATTACTATATAGAGTTGTTCAAAATTGACCTGATTACTCAATATTTATTCGATCTTATAATTGAACCGGATGACTtaaattcaaaaacaaatttataattatataaaaaacaatatgTACACAAAATCTGATTTTAAATCGATACCAAAAAGCTGACTTAAATTATAATTCCATAACTCTTATTGAACACCTCCACTCACATGATATCTTGTGTACTCTATCAGTGTGGAATAAGATTCGAAGTAAAACAGTTGTACTAAGCGAGGTCTTACATAGGAATATACCATCTACCATGCAAACGATGTCACTAGTTTAGCAATGAATTCATGTACAACTTCCATTGACTATTTCCCAATTGTTTTAAGATTCTACTTTTAACTAAAAGTctaagctaatggttgaagccccaaAATCTGTCGTATacttatatactttaacatgcCTTCTTACATGAGAGTCTTTTAGGCTACAAGTGTAAATGCATCATAGACCATTCTTATACCTTacactgaatattccactttaaacaAGCGGCGGTTGAAATTCGAACCCGTGACGCCTTGTCACGCTGGCTTATAATACCAtctcaagaaaccaactcaaccaaaagccttaaaatcccataatatactatatactctaacacatatTACCAATATTTTGTAGATGGGAATGTCAAGTGCCTTAGACACCTTTTGTGGACAATCATATGGGGCAAAACAATATCATATGTTAGGCGTACATTTACAAAGGGCCATGATCATCCTTATGGTTGTAAGCATACCTCTAGCCCTTATTTGGGCTAATACAAGATCAATACTCATAGCTTTTGGACAAGACCACCAAATAGCAACCCAAGCAGGACATTATGCTCAGTTCTTGATCCCCGCTCTCTTCGCATATGGCCTCCTTTACTCGATCTTACGATTTTTACAAACACAAAATATTGTTTTCCCAATGATGTTAAGCTCAGGAGTATCTACCTTGATTCATTTGCCTGTTTGCTGGATTCTGGTCTTCAAATCTGGCCTAGGAAACAGGGGAGCTGCCCTAGCAATTGGGATATCTTATTGGGTTAATGTCATTTTGTTGGCATTTTATGTCAAGTTTTCTGGGTCATGCTCACAAACTTGGACTGGTTTTTCTAGTGAAGCTCTCTATGATTTGATATCTTATGTTAAACTCAGTATTCCTTCTGCTTGTATGGTATGGTAAGTAAGTTCGATCAAAATTTGACAGGTGTTGGAAATGCTtcatgtaacacccgaatttcctcacgtcctttacggttttggtttcgttaaggggtgacgggaggaaattcgggtgttacactTCACAAGTGAGAAAGATCTCACATCCGTGAAAGAGTGGGTTGTGAACTTGCATATAATGCTtgaagggtaatatttctaatactATATGGTTTGGTAAAGAGTGAACCTCATTAACTGTGTATGCAAGTCAATGCTCATGAcccatgggtttttaagcccgAATCCACTTGTGCCCCGTGAatgtgtccacacgagtgggcccaCTGGGTGATTATGTGATGAATTGTTGTCACGGCCTAACAACAGGTATATTTatgattataatataatatattctagGGCTACGACTAAAAGTAAGTTGATACTTCTACCATGCCCCTCACAAGAGACTTTGGGCTTTAAGTATGGACACAATACATACTATGTTCATACATGGCGAATACTCCACTTGAAATGAGGAGGGATATGATTGAATCCATCACGCTTTTGTGATGTTGGGTTTCGCAATGCCTTATCAATGaattaactcaactaaaagtttaagttgatggttgtaGCCTTAGAATATGTTATGTAATGTATCAGTCGTAATCATGACACTTGACACCCATTCTTGTTCCCACAGTTTAGAGATGTGGTCATTCGAATTGATGGTTCTCTTAGCTGGACTTCTTCCCAACCCAACATTAGAAACATCTGTTCTCTCAATCAGGTATGTGTTACTGAACATCACACTTTTGAGTTGAATTGAGTTAGTTCTTGACAAATGCATAAATTgatatgagtatatatatatatatatatatatatatatatatatatatatatatatatatatatatatatatatatatatatatatatatatatatatatatatatatatatgtatatatatatatgtatgtatgtatgtgtatgtatgtatgtataaatatatgtgtgtgtgtatatatatatatatatatatatatatatatatatatatatgtgcatatatatatatatatgtgtgtgtataacAAATGCATAAATCGATATGGTAGAGTTATTACACCATCATGTCTTTCATTTGCAGTCTCAACACAGCTGGAACTATATGGATGATCCCCTTTGGTCTCAGCGGTGCTGTGAGGTATGTCGATCTCTGCTTCTTTGTCATCATTTTTAAAGCGTATATACATCATTCTGAGGCTTCAATGACTAGCTTAAAGTTTTAACATGATATTAAAATTCATGTGATAAAAATGCCACATGTACTATACTCATTTGCCTCTCATTTCAAATGGAATATTTAGTATCGTATATGAAGGCATGATATCAAAAACACAAAAGATTATGTTAGTTATGTACTTTATAAGttttttctttgtaattttaaaatcataaattgttAAGAATTACGGTCATTTTGAGAGATCATCTCCTTAAGTGGACTTCAattcttttttaaataaagaaaactAAAAAGCTCAAAGAAAATTAACACTTATTTGACATACTACAAACATCTACTTCACATATCATAAACACGTTATTTGACATACAATAAACACTTCATAAACACTTAGTAGAACTACTGCCGAATTTTATGGTATGTTAAATAGGTGcttaaaagaaaaagttaaacATCTAATTGACATACCATAAACACATATTTCATAAAATCTTAAACATCTACTACTCATACCATATGCACCTACTTCACATGCTATAAAGTATAAACATATACAACACATGCTATAATCACCTACTTCACATCATATAAACGCCAACAACAAgtaaatctttttttaaaatttattaggcCGCTTTTGAAATGATCATTTCTCAGAAACATGATCTCGAGccagaattttttttctttaaaaatttacatgaaaatgaaataaaaataacactATA harbors:
- the LOC130800028 gene encoding protein DETOXIFICATION 16-like, translating into MEENNSGILSMRANLLNERREEVQIESGNNNYGKKGLIIEEIKKQAWLAGPLVSVNLMLFSLQLISIMFVGHLGELPLSGASMATSFASVTGFSLLMGMSSALDTFCGQSYGAKQYHMLGVHLQRAMIILMVVSIPLALIWANTRSILIAFGQDHQIATQAGHYAQFLIPALFAYGLLYSILRFLQTQNIVFPMMLSSGVSTLIHLPVCWILVFKSGLGNRGAALAIGISYWVNVILLAFYVKFSGSCSQTWTGFSSEALYDLISYVKLSIPSACMVCLEMWSFELMVLLAGLLPNPTLETSVLSISLNTAGTIWMIPFGLSGAVSTRVSNELGAGRPQAAQLAVLVVLLIAISEGILVGMVLIFIRNLWGYAYSNEQEVVSYVAIMMPILALSNFLDGLQAVLSGIARGCGWQIMGAYINLGAYYIVGIPCAIVLAFVLHIGGKGLWLGIICALTIQVVSLFVITVTTNWDHQANKARERVYEEVIPIDQVS